GTCTCCAGTTATGTCCTCTCCAAAAGATGATATATCTAGTCTCAATGATAACAAAGATAGATTTAGTCTGATGTTAAGAACTGTGCCTGTTTAGAGATTTCTACCCTTGCCATCCCTTTGCAGGGCCTCACCGATGTAGAATGAGGGTTGCTGAGAGACAACAGCTTCTCAGTCAGTATTTCTTCAAGTGTCGCTGTCAGGCATGCCTTGATGAGTTAGAGTCTGATGTCAAGAGTGTGGTGTCTATGAGAAACTCATTCTGCTGTCCTAGCTGCCGGGCTCCAGTGCAGGTAGTTCTTCCATAGTTATGATTGTGTAAATTATGGGGATGTGTAGtgtttgggtctctgggaaagtcaAGAGTTAAAGACCTCAGTTCATGATCTCTGCGCAGAAGCAAAAGCCCCTGTAGAGTCAAGACAGTATCTCACTCTTCTTAGCAGCTTTCTTGTGATGTTCTTGTATGTCAGTTTTCCAGCATTATAGGGAAAATAATGCCTTTAACAGCAAGTTAAAATCCCTTTGAACTTTACGAATGAACTTTAGAATATGAAGGCTATGGACTAGGGGAAGGGGcatatttacaaaagaaaatggaGGCCTGGAGTCTAGAACAGAAAATGTACATACAGGCGCTGTATGTAGAGAGAGTCACACTCTCTGCAGTTCACAGGATGTAAATGAAACCAGTGTGTAGTGTAGGTTAGATGGGGAGAAGTCAACATAGTGTGTATTTTGTATGAACATTAGTTGTGTACCACATGACCCTGCTTTGGCCTAATCTATAGCTCACACAGTCATAGCTATTCCTGGAAGTTTCTCATAAAATCGAATAAGCTAATAGCAATTTACAAGCAAGTCACTTTGTTTAGTGAATGCAACTGAGAAACAATTTAGCATCTCTATAACACAATACAGAGATAACAGACATGGAAAGTAAGCTTCAAGTTGAATGTGAGCAGGAATGATCACAGGGATGATTTCCACAGGGGGAAGAGATGCTTTGTTGTTCAAATGAAGCTTGTGCAATCTCAGTCAGCAGAGAGAGCCTGTCCCGCCGTTTACGGGACCTTCAGCAACAAATCAAGAAAGCGTTAGAACTGCTAAGAGACAGGAAGGCTGGTAAGGCTCATCTTTCTACTTTAAGGTCAGCAGCTTGTGAGTACACATCGGGAGACGTAGTTCTAACCATGAGATGGCACTGTTGCTTATGCAGTTGGGGTCTTCTGGCATGCAGCCCGGTGTCCCTGGGGACTTGAGCTTTAGGTTTTTTATACCCCTGATGCGGGTGTTAATCTAAGTCACACGTTGTTCCATAGTAACTGAAAGAACTCAGGGTAACATTGGAGTTATGCATTCCCAGGCCTTGCTTTCCTGGAGTGAGTCAGGCCAACACTGCGTTAGAATAAGCAGGGTTGCAGACGAAGTCAATGTTGAATCCTAACCAAATCCAAATCTAGCTGTGTAAGATGCAAGGATGAGATTGGACTGATTTTATTTCATGGATCGTGGAAAGCTGGAGACTGGCCAGTTGGATGAATTTTATACCCTGTTTTGTTATAGATCAGGCTATCAAAATGCTCCTGAAGTGTCAGATGGATGCTGGAAACTTCTTGTCTCCAGGGCACTTGCTGATGGGAGAGATGGAGGATCATCTGGCACAGGTCTATGCTACTCTTGGTATGGCATTGTCTTCTCATTATCTTTAGTTTTCTGAACTTTGAATTTAACATGACTAGCTTTTTCTCTGACTAGCCCTTTCACTTTTCTCCTACTGCATTTCTCTAGTTTTGACAAACAGAAAGACTACTTTAGCCAAAACTGCGTTTCCAGCAGCCAGTGAACAATAATGTGATCTCATGTTCTTCTAGATTCCCTGTCCTGGTTCTGAGGTCAGCAGCCTCCCAAGAATGCTGTGGACATAGTTCTTCACTTTTTGCATAATGCTCTCAGATTCTTTGGGTGGCAGTAGCTCTAGAAAGTATTTATTCATGACtcgtgttttgttttggttttttttccgtTAGGGAAGTGGCAGGAAGCAGCCAGACACCTGGAGAGGAGTATTGAAATTGTGGAAATGCATCATGGGCCATCAAGTGTAGAAATGGGTCATGAACTTTTCAAGCTAGCACAAATTCTCTTCAATGGGTAAATCTGCTTTCATTCTCTGTCCCTTCCCTGCACTACTCTTGTGTGTCTGACACAAAATCATGGCAGGTGGTCCTGGGTACCTTGCAGGGTGTCTCACAGGACCCTGGGCAGTCTAGCACAGGTACAAAAGTCGGCCATTACTCAAGTGCAAGTTCATTAACCCCTTTGGGGTTCACTTATACCTCATGACTCTCTTTGAAcccatttctctgctttgtgcctgtctattcttttcttcttgctggcTCCATTTATTCCCCGTCCTATTGTTTTACTTTGACAACTAGCCACCCTTGGTGTTTATACCTCAGTTGTACAACGTTGCTGACATCTTTCCAAAGGAGGAAATAAAACCCTCTTGCTCTATTTTGGCCCTTTTTAGGCAAGCAAATCCTCTGACTGCTTCTGAAAATCTTCTCACAACGCCTCCctttaactgaattaattttagcAGGAGCTGCAGTGAGGAAGTAGTGGGTACCTATACTCAAAGATAGCGTTTCAAGTTTTTGTCCATTTCCTTACCTTTTTTGCCCCCATCCTCCCTTTGCAGCTGAAGTGCGTGCTATTTGCCTGGTGCTGAGAGGCAGTGGAGGGTAGGATCTGTACCTATGAACAGGTTTAGGTTTTTGTTGGGGAGGGGTTAAAGGTTGTGTAAGTCAAGGAGCTGAATTAAGTATTCTGTATACTCCGTTCTTATTCTCTTCCTATTTCAGATTTGCGGTTTCTGAAGCTCTGAGCACAATTCAAAGAGCAGAGGAGATTTTGTCAGTGCACTGTGGTCCTCAGAGTACTCAGATCCAGGAACTACAAGAGATGAAGACCTGTCTGTCAGAGCTTCCCAGAAGCATCCTTCAGAGGACTTAATTTCCCTGTCAAAGGAAGCTGCAATGTGATCTTTCATCAAAGCTAAGTTTCATGTGGTAAGGTAGTCATGTAGTACAAGCTGGAAAATCATGTGTAACAACGACTTGAATGAAATCTGAAATGCTCTTTAGTGAGACTGTTGTAAATAAAATGACCAATTCTAACATGAGGGGTCTGTGCGTGGTATGGTGGGAATAGATGATGTTGTATAATTTCTGCATGTGGGTTTGAAGCAAATGTTTGAGATGCTTGCATATGCGTGTGTTTCTAGAGATGTGAATCTCCCATGTGTGATACCCTGATGGTTATGAACATGCAGTCATCCAGACCAcactgccttttatttctaatgctaTGAAGCACTTTTCTTCTTGCCAGTGTGAAACATAAATGGTTGGAATGGGTGAGGCGGTAGGCTGGGAACTGCAAACTTACAAGCTATAAGAGGGGGCACTGCAGAACTTGGATGGCTACTAGTGCAGACCTGTCAGTGATGAGGGATTCGGTATAAACAACTGGTGTCAGGTTGGAAGACAGGATAGGGAAGAATGCAGTATACACCAGATGACGCTTGCATATAGGACACAGAACTGCATCATGGCTCATCTGGGGAAAATGGGAGTGTGAATCCACATGACGTAGGCAGACAGTCTTTCAAGGGAGAATACTGGGGCTTGCTGAGATTAATAGCAAAAGCTCTTTTATTGCAGCATGAAGGCATAAGATTTGCAAGTTGTGTCtttgtgcagcagagcagggagccaGTATCCCTCCCAATACCACCCTTTCCATTTGGGCCCTACCATTGCAGATTATTGTGAAGGAATCTAAACACTCCTGGGATCCAGGATCTTGCCAATGAAGAGGAGGGTTCCAGTAGTATCATCTCGCAGTACAAGAAGGAAAGGTCTGTCCACATGATATTCTATGGGGAAGGTCAGACGAGCAGCATTCACCCCAGGATTTGGTGTGGATCTTTCCCCATCTTCACTAAGCTCCAGAATTGCCTTGTGTTGCACATGAGATAGCTTAATAGGTTTGGCAGAAATCATGGTAAAATCAGGTGATGTGAAAAGTGATTGGAGCcctggaggaaagaaggaaagaaaattccatTAGCTGAAAGCATAGATTGCAGGTGGGGGAGCAGTACTGCTAATGCTGTGATCCAGGAGGGCATGTTGCTGCTCTGGTAGAGGTTATTGGGGGTAACAGGGAGAAGAAGCTTACATCTGTTTGTACTGAGTTTCTCCCTCTCAATCTCAGAAGCATTGTATGAGCTTGGTGGAAAGACGTGATAAAAGGTTGAGGAGTCCTGGACCAAGGTGATTTAGTTGCTGGTGAAATCTCTACAGACTGACAGCAGGACCTAACTAATAACCCACCAGCTGCATATTCTGAGAGCAGGAAGTAACTTGCCCACTGCTTTGAGCCCTGGCAGTCTGTAGAGGGTGTGTGATGTACATACTTGTCTCCTTTAGTGTGTTGCCAAGTGCCTCTTCATAGTTCAGCTTTAGTTTGGGCAAGCTTAGCACAGCATGGACTGTCTTCAGCTCCCTGTCTACATCGTGGATAAATTCAGAAGTAAGGCTTTCCTCAATCAGACTCATATTCTGGATCACCTTCGTAGGCAGGAAGAACGTGGCACTGATTCCCTCTGTCAATGGCAGCTGGGCAATCTGGAAGGCCAGTTATAAATAAGAAAGGGTCACAGCAATAATGAACAGTTTTACCTGTCCTGTACCAGGCACGGGCCTCAATCTTGACTGCCTGGTCAGCCTTTCCAGTTAACATTTGGTTGTCTTCCCTGTTTGCTTTTATTGGACATGATGCATCCTGACCCCTCGGGTGCCCAGGCTTTCATCAACTCATGCTGCACTCTTTCTGCTATTACATGGCAAGTGCTCTCTCTTACCTGTTGAATCCTGTAATGAACTGCAGTGTTGCTTTCGCGGGTTCTCAGCTGGAACACCTTTGAGCCCATGCTACAGTGAAAGAGTGGTTGAAAGAGGTAGAAATGGAACAGTTTTGAGGAGTGTGCCCTGCCCTTCTTGCCCAACTTAAGGTCAAGCAATACAGGCTAGTACGACCTGTGCATTATTTAAATTCTGGACTGCTTGTCACATAGCCAATGTAGAAGTAGGATATTCTTAAGAATCTTAAGAACATACCGCCTTTAAAAATAGGGATTGCAAAACTAGCCTGATGGGAGGAGCAAAGCTGTCTTCTGGAATGGGTTAACAGGTAAATGTAGCTGAACCTGTTCCTCAGTAAGTTTAGGAGATCTTGTGCAATATATGCTCTCTGACCTTGCAGTTGAGTTCTGAGTCAAAACCATATCGCAGTAGAGCTTTGGGGTCTGACATCATGGACACCTTCACAGTTCTGTCCTCATCCAGATGGAAGTCCTTCAGGGCAGTCTTCTTGGTGTCAAACTTGGTTTTCcatgtccctattttttaaaagataaaatggaGGATTTTCTGGAATAATAGCATATGAAACCAGGCTTGTGTCTGTGGCTGAGTAATCTGGCACTTTATATATACAGTATTTGTGCTTTAAGAGTTGAGGCATAACTGAATGATGATAGAGATGGAAATAGACTGATTGGAGCTACTGATTTACTGCCACTCTTTGGCCCCTCCTTTTCATCTGAGAATTGGCTAAATGGGAAATAACAAATCAAGCCAGTGTATGGGTGGAGTAGCTATTGGGAAGTTGATGTCTACTTATGTAattacaaaactattttaaagggTAACAATTGTGTCAATGCATATAAAGtgctcctctccccaccctttaTTTTGCTCCTTGTCTCTAAGCAATAATTCTCCATGACACTGGCTTACAGCATGTTCTAGAACAGCTCTCTAGTATCTCTCTCCATTCCCTCTACAGTGGCGAAAAGGCTCAGTACACTCTTTAAGTTGTCCCTTCCCTAAATGGTAATATTCTGTCTCTTACTGTGGAGTTTTGTGAGCTTAAACTTTCTTCTCTGGTCTCTTACTGCAAACAGGTCAAGATTCAGCTTCCCAAGAGTAATAATTCCTCCCTTGAGGACTATTTCTGTTTAGGTAgcatgcattttttcttctttactaaaCATTCTCAAACACTTTCTTCTTACACTCTTGTCTCTTTGGCAGTCTGTTTGCTCTATTGGAAGCGAGAGCATTCCCTCACATCTCTTCTAACGCATGCTCAATAGACCCTCTCTGTAACCAAGTACACAACATTCTTACCCTTGAAGTAAGCAGCCCCAGCAAGGAGAATACTGACATCTGTGGGCATGTCCTTCATAAACCGCATAATCCTTCCCTTTGTCTGCTGTCGTACCCAGTTGTTGATTTCTTGGAGGTCTAACTGGGTATTGCCACTTAGGGCCCTCAGGCGCATCTTGTAGGACTTCTCTAGTTGGCTGTGAAAACCAGGCTTCACCCTCAGTCCTGGGGAACAAAAACATCAATATTGCAGCTAGCTCCCTTATCAAAACAATCTCAAGGCAGCAGATTGCAATCCAAAGCCCAGCAGCAGTTCTCTCATAAAACATCTGTGGCTGTGCATATACAGAAACCTGCTTTGAAGAAGAATGACTGAAGGCACATGGAGGAAACTGATCCAAATCCTATAGCTGCCCATGCTGGAGTATGGGATAACTCTCTTCTGAAAAGTAAAGAAAGGAGataagaagagaaggcttggaCACAGCTATCCCTGCAtcagtctttcttctttctccagcttGCTTTATGAGTACAGCTTACTCGACCTATCGGATTCTTGGAACCAGCAGGTTCCAAAAGATAACTCTTAGCTTTCTCAGCAGATGTTTATTGCATGCcaaaagcagacatttaaaataGTTCTGCAAGGTATTAAACAAAGGAATATGGCTGAATGCTATCACAAATAGAAAATGCGATTTGTGGTTCCTGGAAGCTGGCAACACCTGCCAGAAAACCTAGAGTGAAAGCAAAATTCTCAGCAAGTTTCTTCTAGGTCTGTTAGTTGCTCTGTCACCGGTGTCTTTGTGTGCATAAGTCTGGTCTTTTATTTATGTGCACACAAACTTTCCAGGCTTTTTCTGGAGCTGCAACAGCATTCCATGCACAGTCTGCATCCTGGCTCAACAGTATGTCAGAGCCAAAGCTGTTAGTCTGGTGTTATTCAGTGTGTTCTACCTGCTGCTAGTTATTCAGGTGAAATTTGATAGAGGGGAAGAAGGACTTTTACTTTTCTCCAAGATGATACGGGAAGCACTTTTCATGCTCTTCTCTGGTCCAGACACGCTGGTCAGTAGGTCTTTGTAAGTGTTGTGGACCTCAGCTTTGTTAAGCAGATCATAGAAGAGAGCGCGAGAAATCACATCTTCTGTTCGTTCTCCAGCCCCTGCCAACAACAAAGACAACAGTATGAGGGAAGGCCTGTCAGGCCAAACAGCACGTGAGGAAAAGGTGCAAGAACTCACCAAGCGAGAGACCAGACAGTGCTGTAGCCAGGCTGAATGGAGACAGTAGCACATTGGCAGTGGCTGTCCGGCTAGATTGCTGACGGTACAGGTCATAGCCAAAGTTGGAGACTGCAGCTGCCAGCTTGTTTACAGGGGTCTTATAGAATGGATCTTCCTCTTCAACCTCACCAGCGTTAGCTCCATCAGCAGTGGCAGAATTCTAGCAGGTACAGGGAGCGCTTTGGTTAGACTTGCAATTTACAAGGGCAGGTACGGTTGCgataaacatttcaaaaaggcAAGCAATCTACAGATACTCTCCTATGATCTACAGCAATAGTGGGTTAGTCTTACTGATCGAGAGTGTAGGAACCATAACTTTACTTTAAAGTGTCCCGGTAAAGCCGAAGGCAGCACTCGGATTGGAATCCGCTATTTCTGCCTCACAGTCATCCCCTGATGTAACTACTGTGGTTTTATCTAGGTAAAGCAGGAGTTAGTCTCATTATGTTGCTAAATAAAATCCTAGTAACTCAGGAGGGTAGTGCTTAATCCTTCCATAAGATTCtctaaaattaaattacatgctCCAAGTAGCTCTCCCTCATTCTCTGCATGTTGTCTCCTACTCACCTGCTCAGTAGCTGAGTTCTGGGATCTGCTTGGGACAGTTAAGAGACCCAGGAAAAGGAGAACCACTGGAATCCGCATGCCTGAACCTACAGAGTAAGAACATGACACAGGTAGTTTGAGCAACTGAGCAAATACATGTCTACCACTACTATTCGCTGTACCTGGTTGTGACAGGAACTGCAATGACATGTGCTGCTGCTTGTCCTTCCCAATTGTGAAACACACACCTGATCTTagctgggttttcttcttttctagttTGAAGTATTCAGCCAGCCTGGCCCCAATGACTTCAAAATGGGGCAAGCACACATGCCTGGGTGTGCCTGAGCACGAAAGCAGATGTGTGTGGCCCAAACCATGCTGATGCTGGCAGTTACTGAGTGCCAAGGTCCAGAAAAGCACTAAATCATATCTTTGGAGTTTTAGACTTTAAAAAATTCAATACTCCATGTATAAAAGGTAGCAAATCCATATTGTTGAATGGGGCAGAAGATGAAACTGACTGGTTACTGCTCTGCTATACAAGTTACCTGCCTCAGGCAGTAGTTTGTCATGTTTCTTGTGTCTGCGTGTACCTGAAAGGCTGTACAGCCTATATGCATCCTTTGCTGCTTATTTGCAATTTGATAAAGTAAAAGTAGAAGAGCTTTCTTAAAAGACAGTAAGGAAAAGGGCTGGGAGTAAATACCTAACACTGGGCCAGATCTAGAGAAGTGGTGAAAGACAGAGCTTGGCTTATTCAACATTTTTGATGGCAGTGGGAGAAAAGTACCAAACTCCCCAAAGCTGTTCCTTCTGTGGAATCCACTTTTGGTTGCTCCAGTATTGGCATATGTGGCCCTTCCAGACAGATCTGTCTAGTCCAAAGGGCAGTGTGTAACCTAGGGTTTCACTGTGGGTAAACCAGAGCTACTGCAGAAGTGTCATGCCCTTGAGAACAGACGCCACTGAGGCTAGTCTGAAGCAATGTTTATATAGATTCCCAGAAATTAGAGGAAGAGGGTTGTATTTAACTAACCCCTCTGATCCAGGCATCCAGTGAAGTAGGAGAAAGAACATGTGTTTCAGATTAACTTCAGCTATAAAGAAAACATGCCTGCTGGTAGAAATACAACTTAAAGCCACGTGGCTACAACAGCCCCAGTTCAGGACCCGGTCTGTTCAGGCAGAGGTTTTACTTCAGTGAAAGGCAATTCACCGTTTCCTGCCAAACCCCTTTTGTTCTTGAGGTAGTTCTGCCTTGGAGAAAAAGGTGTCACCGTGGAAGTTTTAAGTTTTTATCTATGTTTAGACAGTGTAACACAGAAGTGGTACCCTCTTTTCCCTGTGCACTTGCATCCTGTGGCCTGCTGCTATCCTAGCTGCCAAGTAGATGAGGTATTCTGGTGCAGAAGCAGCATATCAAGAGGATTTACTATACTGGAACAAACCAATGTGTTTAGTGGTATGATAGTGGATATGATGTTGGGATTGCTTATATCATTGCAGAGTTTTACAATGAATAGGCACCATGCTGAAAGAGAGATGACAGAAGCTCTGCGTGAGTCTAAGTTAAACGGGTCTTAGCGAGGGCTTTGTGAGGATGCCTGCACCAAGCAGTACTCTTACATGCTGAGCGGAAGAGGTTTGGCCCAGCCTAGTGTAGAGATGAAGGTTTTCCATGGAGCATaaccttttctctgaaaaaaatataataatctcAACACAACCTCTGCTTCCAACTACACTGAGCTCCTGGGAGCATGAGAGCGGAGATTGGTTTTGCAGATTTGTATTGTTTTTGCCAGTACTGTCACCAGCTTCATATTTCTCAAACTTTGCCAAAAAGCAATTTCCATTTTAGAAAGACAAAGCCTTTTGCGTTTAAATTGGCCTGAACATCTGGATTCTATTTGCATGTGTCTCAGCACACAGccaaaaatgcagagaaaagaaTTTGGTTGAAGCAGAGGTGGGATGGTTTCAGGCATGATATTAAAATCTGTGGCAGCGtttaaagagaagagaagaagcaCCAGCATGCAGCATGTGATGTTACAGTCAGGAAGGTACAGGAAGACTTTGAGAAATGAGCTGAGAAGGAACTCTGTGTCTGGGAGCTGTCTATTTGTGAAGGCCCACAGgtgcaaaggaaatattttgctttccatctATAGCGGTACAAGTCTCACATCATTTATAAACTCTTCTGATTTTAGGGGTGCTATGAAACATCACCCACGAGTTCAGACTGCTCACTGTGATCGCTCTACCCCACAGCACTAACTCCTGAAGCATCTTGCAACCACTAGCTCTAGAGGATTTGACTATCACCAAAATTGTTAccattgcaaagaaaaagcatgttcCCAGCTGCAACACAGATGCTGGAAGGGCAGAAAACCAGCCCAGCTCCCAAGCACAGCTCAGCCCCGGAGCCAAAGAGGTGGTGCCCTAGGATGATGGTGGCTCCCAACCCTTGGCGAGATCTCCCATTTGGTGGGAATCCCACCCTTTAATACCTGCAGAAGAACCGTTCTTCCTGTTTCCCAGGTCCTCTGAGAGCTCCCCAGCCTCAtcccctgccctctgctcccctcGCTGCTGGCCCTGAGCGAGGGTGAGCTGCCCCTTACCTCGGGCTCCTCTCGGCCGCTGCCGTCCCAGGCTCCCAGCGGGTGCGAGTTGGGGACACTGTGGGTTTGGTGCAGCCAcatctgctttttgctgcttcccccagcccagccttcGACAGGCTTCAGGTTACAGCTTCCCAGGACTCTCTTAAAGTGCTCTGCTCCCATTTTCCGCTCCTGCCACCCTCCCGCTGAACTGCACTAATTTTTTAAGCCTGCCTTCCAAAACAAATGTGCTCCCTGTGATAAGGGCGGTCCAGCAGGTAAAGCACAGGTCGGAGAGGCAAacgctccctgcccctgtttgaGCAACTCTTTTATCCCCGCAGTCTTGCTGTATGTCACATGAGGGAACTTCTTCTGACTCAGAGGTATGGTTAATGCAGCAGTGTTTAATGGATTTATGTCCAAGATTTAATGGAGAGACTTATAAAGTGGAAGCAGGATTCTGTTGCTGTTTAAGGCAGTTAAAGGGAAGACGTTCAGAAGTGGTTCTATCCAGTGGCAGTTACTAGTTAACAAGAAGTTATTAACGTAACTGGCTTAAAGTTCTTGGCTGACAAGAAAGAGACTAAAAAGCCAAGGACTCCTGGTAAAAAACGATGAATTAACCAAATGTTGTAGGAGCTTACAGAACTATAGATGATCTGGAAAAGGGAAAGGGGCAGAGAggtttcattattttttgcaaTAGAGGACTTTAGGGGAGCACCCGTCAGTGCACATTTAAATCAAGAGAGTGTATTTTTCATAAGTATTAAATTGTAAAACTCATTGTAACTAGATGTTGCAGAAGATGAAAGATAAacagatttgggggaaaaaaccaacccaaatcaAATTAGTGGAAGACAGGTCCATTGAAGGCTAACAATGGTCGGATGTAACGTCAAACTCAGCAGCTGGGCGATACAACCAGAGAACAGTTGTTTTTCCTTATCTCTAGtcattcttggctttttttttccccggtcatTTGTTACTGGCTATTGGGAGAGCCAGGATACTGGGCTAACTGGACATGGAGCTGGCCTGATCCAGGGCAGCTGTTTGTCTACTTGGAAATGCTGAAAGTAAATTGTAGCCAGTAATATCAGTGCCCCTGGGTCTAGGCTTGCATTGGGACATCTTCTTTTTGGGCTCCGAGCCTCACCGCTAACAGGTAATGAGGAGTTACTCATGCATGCTGGCACTGAGATCATACAGTCACTCAGCAAAGAGGAGAGGATGGTTTTAGAGAAGCATTAGCTGCTGTTTTTGCAAGCTGGAAAAGCAAATCAGGTAGTCTGCCCTGTGATTAGTCAGTGCTTCAAAGGTGACCCTTTCTAACAAGAGCAACAGCTCTGCTTTCAACTGCTTCTCAGCTTGCTCTGTGAGAAATCGTCTGCAGAGGAATGTTTGTACTTGTTAGTCTTCCATCGTCAGCCCAAGAATGGGGGTGTTGGCTGTGGAGATATCTTCTGGTGGTTTTCGTCTCTTTTTGATACCTTATTTGTGGTATTAAAATGCCCTTTATGGAAGGACCACTAGAGAAGTTTTTACATCTCATCTGTATCTTCAAATGAAAGTCCATCTGTTTAAATACAGGTTTGGTTTTAAACCATTTAAATCGGAGTGGCAGTTGTATAGAATGTTATTATAGACCAAAGCAAGCTTTATTCCTGTAGGTGAAAGGTATCCCTGAAATGGTGCATAATACTCATCTAACTAGATGCAAGGGCTTAAATGAATTTTGTTAAATGTATACAAACATTTTACTGTTGGTCTGGTTTGGGTTCAAGATAGTAGGCAATATGCTGTCTAAACAGTGTTCACCTCTGCTGTGGAAGTACTGATCATGTTCATATGAATTTGCTCtagcaaggaaaaaatacatctaATATTAAAGACATTGAGACTTATTTGATATTCTCAGCCAGTGGTGCAGATGAGCTATAGAGCAGAGGCCCTGTGCTAGTCATGTCTTTTCAGAATAGAGCTCAGTCAAAATGAAAGCTTAGCAATGCAAAATAGAAATTCCTGAGCAGAGACATTaatattactttgcattttacAAACTGCCTCTTCTGGAGAGCCAGTGGAGTGAAAAAGAGTCTTAAGGTTGGTGTAACTGATAATTTGTTGAGCAAAGCACAGTCATGGAGGGCTGCTGTACTGTCAAATAAGATGAAATTAATAGTTTGACAAGAATAGcttgggggaggagggatggcAGAAAGATGGAAAATAGGAAATCAGAACCAAGCTGTTCAGGAAACTGAGAATGAGGGGGAAAATCTTTACAGAAGAGGGAGAGCTGGAGGGCAGAGGCTTGAAAAGGAAGACTTGCACTTCAAATTTTGCACAGGTTGCAGTGCAACAGGGTGGAATTCAGGGAGGTTAGCGCTGAGGCTGCAGTAGCCAAAGCAAGACTTACCTAAGGCATGGGATGGTATTTCTGAATGTTAGGAATGaatctgtataaataaataagctAAAATGTTCCCTGTGGGCTAGAGCTATGCCCTCATAGTAGGGCTGAATTCTTGTGGGTTTACTTGTTAAAATTACATGGCCCTGTAATTACACCCTCTTTTTGAAGGCTACGTGTCATTGCATTGGTTAGAGGGGTAGACATTATCTTTAGCCGTTCTTCCCCTTTTAGACTGCAAGAAATGTGTAATTGCAGGTTTGAGCCAGGACTTTTATTCCCCAAAGTCTCCTGCATCCCCAAAATTCATGGTTAGTGAGTCAGTCCTTCTCTTATTCCAGCAGATGGTGCAGACTATTCAGGGACGGAGGCTCCCAGAAGCATTCTGGTCCTTCCTTTGAGGGAAGGCAGACTTCCCGAGTGAGGAAAACACTGCCAGAAGGATGGCCCTTGTGCTCTGTAAGTGCTATTTCGCAAAAACAGAGCACCATCCTTTTTACCCAGAAGCTGAGGGAGTTCAGAAGCAGAATCTACTATGGACAGCAGTTGCT
The Harpia harpyja isolate bHarHar1 chromosome 12, bHarHar1 primary haplotype, whole genome shotgun sequence genome window above contains:
- the SERPINF1 gene encoding pigment epithelium-derived factor → MRIPVVLLFLGLLTVPSRSQNSATEQNSATADGANAGEVEEEDPFYKTPVNKLAAAVSNFGYDLYRQQSSRTATANVLLSPFSLATALSGLSLGAGERTEDVISRALFYDLLNKAEVHNTYKDLLTSVSGPEKSMKSASRIILEKRLRVKPGFHSQLEKSYKMRLRALSGNTQLDLQEINNWVRQQTKGRIMRFMKDMPTDVSILLAGAAYFKGTWKTKFDTKKTALKDFHLDEDRTVKVSMMSDPKALLRYGFDSELNCKIAQLPLTEGISATFFLPTKVIQNMSLIEESLTSEFIHDVDRELKTVHAVLSLPKLKLNYEEALGNTLKETRLQSLFTSPDFTMISAKPIKLSHVQHKAILELSEDGERSTPNPGVNAARLTFPIEYHVDRPFLLVLRDDTTGTLLFIGKILDPRSV